From Canis lupus familiaris isolate Mischka breed German Shepherd chromosome 16, alternate assembly UU_Cfam_GSD_1.0, whole genome shotgun sequence, one genomic window encodes:
- the NOBOX gene encoding LOW QUALITY PROTEIN: homeobox protein NOBOX isoform X4 (The sequence of the model RefSeq protein was modified relative to this genomic sequence to represent the inferred CDS: deleted 1 base in 1 codon): MEPTREPCPEPRGERGGSVGRAGGAGRAGAGGREARPHAPHPRGPPRAPHPRGAPAHPIPEAPSAHPIPEVSPAHPIPEVSPAHPIPEASPAHPIPEVSPAHPIPEVSPAHPILEDCSPTICVCELRLTLLGAYICSHFSNQWIISFHLYNSQVRTGSLESLPSDEWGNESVRPSRKPAAEQEATHPLGPGSSFFLELEGHWVLFSTGQEGRGQPLAAGPEEEPLQGPAPHTRDAPSEDLPPIHAAGEKPPAEAPGEPAGFSPDPGRGSQPSGSGALHKHTVTAPPGPQPPGEGCSFPGREAKPGKRSYSPASSKQRPSSAGGLASSSSADVINSAHATHNPVPCGSGRGPCHLANLLSTLAQNSQNTDQKRTPEVTCQVRKKTRTLYRSDQLEELERIFQEDHYPDSDKRREIAQTVGVTPQRIMVWFQNRRAKWRKVERLNGKENKDSLAGPVPTTASSSATELPPSVTLDPEPGTFPQEPPLDTLMEPPILLTSDQTLAPPQQPENTQRVAVTPPLFSPPPLRRVNLPFPLGPVPTPQMMPLLLDTPGSDNSHKEGPCGSWGTSVTPPPACSYLEELEPQDYQAGTQPGPFPFSQAPQGQLYQQPQAQFPFLHPFPLPTPHPLLPPLPEDPLFTSPFGPGAGLSQGYFPGPSSGQMVLQPPAGNVGAVPWNDPCLPELPFPGPFCPQTLGALPGGEGYLPDLFPGPCAPAVSSRQPSAGVPQLAGGARPGPGPFLGKSQEEQPATSAGEPLAPQEVREEDQDSRGH; the protein is encoded by the exons ATGGAGCCCACGCGGGAGCCCTGCCCCGAGCCGCGGGGTGAGCGTGGGGGGAGCGTGGGGCGGGCTGGGggggctggcagggctggggcgggagggagggaggcccgcCCCCACGCACCCCATCCCCGAGGGCCCCCCCGTGCACCCCATCCCCGAGGTGCCCCCGCGCACCCCATCCCCGAGGCCCCCTCCGCACACCCCATCCCCGAGGTGTCCCCCGCGCACCCCATCCCCGAGGTGTCCCCCGCGCACCCCATCCCCGAGGCCTCCCCCGCGCACCCCATCCCCGAGGTGTCCCCCGCGCACCCCATCCCCGAGGTGTCCCCCGCGCACCCCATCCTTGAG GATTGCTCTCCTACCATCTGTGTATGTGAGCTCAGGCTCACCCTCCTAGGTGCATATATTTGCTCGCATTTTTCAAATCAGTGGATCATCTCGTTTCatctttacaatagccaagtgAGAACCGGGAGCCTAGAATCCCTGCCCTCGGACGAGTGGGGGAATGAAAGTGTGAGGCCCAGCAGGAAACCGGCTGCAGAGCAGGAAGCCACACATCCTCTAGGTCCAGggtcttccttcttcctggagcTGGAAGGTCACTGGGTGCTGTTCTCCACAGGCCAGGAAGGTAGAGGCCAGCCCCTGGCTGCTGGGCCAGAGGAGGAACCGCTGCAGGGCCCAGCCCCCCACACTCGGGATGCCCCAAGCGAGGACCTGCCCCCCATCCACGCTGCTGGGGAGAAGCCGCCGGCAGAGGCCCCTGGAGAACCAGCTGGGTTCTCCCCAGATCCTGGGAGGGGGAGCCAGCCATCTGGCTCTGGGGCTCTCCACAAACACACGGTTACGGCCCCACCCGGACCCCAGCCTCCTGGGGAAGGCTGTTCCTtcccagggagggaggcaaagcCCGGGAAGAGATCCTACTCCCCAGCCTCCAGTAAGCAGAGACCGTCCAGTGCCGGGGGTTTGGCCTCTTCATCCTCTGCCGATGTCATTAACTCAGCCCATGCCACACACAACCCAGTGCCTTGTGGGTCAGGCCGGGGGCCCTGCCATCTGGCCAACCTCCTCAGCACGTTGGCTCAGAACAGCCAAAACACAGATCAGAAGAGGACCCCAGAAGTGACGTGCCAAGTCCGGAAAAAGACTCGGACCCTATACCGCTCAG aCCAGCTGGAGGAGCTAGAAAGGATCTTCCAAGAAGACCACTACCCAGACAGCGATAAGCGCCGGGAGATTGCCCAGACGGTGGGGGTCACCCCCCAACGCATCATG GTGTGGTTCCAGAACCGCCGGGCAAAGTGGCGAAAAGTGGAGAGGCTGAATGGGAAGGAGAACAAGGATAGTCTTGCGGGCCCTGTCCCCACCACTGCCAGCAG ctctgcaACTGAGCTGCCACCTTCTGTGACCCTGGACCCAGAGCCTGGTACCTTTCCTCAGGAGCCCCCTCTGGATACTCTCATGG AGCCCCCCATACTGCTGACCTCTGACCAGACTCTGGCCCCACCCCAACAGCCTGAGAATACTCAAAGGGTGGCAGTGACCCCGCCACTCTTCAGCCCCCCACCTCTTCGAAGAGTCAACCTTCCTTTTCCCCTGGGCCCTGTCCCTACCCCTCAAATGATGCCTCTGCTGCTGGATACTCCTGGCAGTGACAACAGCCACAAAGAAGGCCCCTGTGGGTCCTGGGGGACAAG CGTCACCCCACCACCCGCCTGTTCATACTTGGAAGAGCTGGAACCCCAGGACTACCAAGCGGGCACCCAGCCGGGGCCGTTCCCCTtctcccaggcgccccagggcCAGCTCTACCAACAGCCTCAAGCCCAGTTCCCGTTCCTGCACCCCTTCccgctgcccaccccccaccccctgctgcccccactgCCCGAGGACCCGCTCTTCACCTCGCCCTTCGGCCCGGGCGCGGGCCTATCTCAGGGCTACTTCCCGGGGCCCTCC TCGGGGCAGATGGTGCTGCAGCCACCTGCTGGGAACGTGG GTGCAGTCCCCTGGAATGACCCTTGCTTGCCAGAACTGCCTTTCCCCGGTCCCTTCTGTCCACAGACCCTGGGTGCCCTCCCTGGAGGTGAGGGCTACTTGCCCGATCTGTTCCCAGGCCCCTGTGCCCCGGCGGTGAGCAGCAGGCAACCCTCTGCAGGCGTCCCCCAGCTGGCCGGAGGGGCCCGACCGGGGCCAGGGCCCTTCCTGGGCAAATCCCAAGAGGAGCAGCCTGCCACCTCTGCAGGGGAGCCCTTGGCACCCCAGGAAGTCCGAGAGGAAGACCAGGACAGCCGTGGCCACTAG